CCGCGTTCCTCAACGCGGCGTTCGACGTCTGCATCGGGTGCCTGATGTACGTCTGGCTGGTGCGGGTCGGGGTCTTCCGCGGCCGCAGCAGCATCGCGTAGCACCGAGGTCGGCGCCGGAAGCTCCCCCCACGGCAGCTTCCGACGCCGACTCCGGTGCCCCACGTTCAGCGGCCGCGGACCGCCTGCCCCGACATCGCCACGAGGTCGTCCGCCCGCAGCCCCGGCCATCCGTGCAGCACCGCACGCCACTCCTCCGGCAGCGCCGCCGCCCCGTACAGCGCCCCGGCCAGTCCCCCGGCGATGGCCGCGACCGTGTCGGTGTCGTTGCCCGACCGCACTGCGCGGACGAGTGCGTCCTCGAGCGAGGTCGACAGCCGCACCGCCGCGTACGCCGCCTGCAACGCCGACACGACCCACCCGTTCGTCGCGGTGAAGCCGACCGGTTCCGCGTGCTCGGCCGCGACCAGCCGCTCTGCCCACGTCCGCCGCGTACCGGGTGCGAGCAGGTCCAGCCCCCGCAGGACGTCGAGCTCGCCGTGCAGCACCGCGTGCCGGATCGCGACGCACCACAGCACGCACGCGTCCCCAGCGTCCGCTTCGTGGTGCGTCAGGTCGCTGACGGCGCGAGCCGCCAAGGCGAGTCGCTCCTCCTCGCCGTCCTCGTCGCGCAGGTACGCGAGGACCAGCGGCACCGTCCGCATCAGCGACCCGTTGCCGGCCGACCGGCCGGTCGACTCGTGCACCTGCCGGGCTGCGACTCGACTGGCAGCGGCGGTCCGTTCCTCCAGACCGGCCGCCAAGACCTGTCGCGTCTGGATCCCGACGTCGGGCGCGGTCAGCGCCCACTCCACCCAGGCGGCGACGAAGCCGTCGAGGGTGGCTTCCGCCGCTGGGTCGTCACCTCGGGCGACGGCCTGGAGGATCGGCACGGCCATGCTCGTGTCGTCCGTCCACTCCCCTGGTCGCCACCCGAACGAGCCGCCGCCCTGCATCAGGATCGGCGTCGGTTCCGGGACGGGCGGGCCGAACTCGTAGCCGGCGCCGAGTGCGTCCCCGGCGGCGGAGCCGAGGACGGCGCCGACAGCGCGGTCGAGGATCGCGGTGTGCTCGGTCATGGCGAGACCTCCGGATCGAGTTAGCGCAGTTCCGCGCTAACTCGATCCTGCACCGGTCTCGTGATTTGCGCAAGGGCGCGTAAACTCCTGCTCGTGGCTGACACCGAGTACCGCGACCCGAGCGGCAAGCGCCTGGCGGACTACCCGCACCCCTCTGTGGCGGTCGACACGGCGGTCATGACCGTCGTCGACGGCGAGTTGTCGGTGCTGCAAATCTGTGACGCCGTCGACGATGACTGGCGGCTGCCGGGGACGTTCGTCCACGAGGGCGAACGCCTCGCCGACTCGGTACTGCGGTCGCTGCGCGAGAAGGCGGGCGTCGAGGGACTCGCGCCACGGCAGCTCCACGTGTTCGACGACCCTTCGCGGGACTCACGGGGGTGGGTACTGTCGGTGGCGCACCTCGACGTCGTGCCCGCCGCTGCCCTGACGATCGACCCCGGGCGGGCGCGCCTGGTGGCCGTCGCGGCATCGGGGGCGATGGTGCACGCGCACGACGACATCCTGGAGTACGCGGTGGCGCAGCTGCGGGAGGACCATCGGGAGCGGCCGGACCCGCACGGGCTGCTGGCGGAGCCGTTCACGATGACCGAGCTGCGGCGGTTGCACGAAGTGGTGCTCGGGGTGGAGTTGCAGCCGGACACGTTCCGGAGGGCGATGGTGGGGCGGCTCGTGGTGGCCGAGGGGAAGCGGGCGGAGGGGCCGGGGAAGCCGGCGGGGTTGTATAGGCGGGGGTGACCGTTCAGAGGAGGAAGCGCTCATGAGCGATGCCGAAATGACGGTGGCTCATCCGAGCACGGATGGCACCTTCCGGTCGTGAAGTCCCGCTAGCGTACGTAGACGTGCTCTCATCATCAGAGGTCGCACGCAGGGGTGAGAGGTTCCAAGAGGTGTCGTTGACCGAATCCGTTTCGCAGTCGAAGAAGCCGGAACGCCCGAACGTCGCGCCCGGCAGCGTGGTGCTCGTCCGAGACGCTGAGTGGTTGGTGCTCTCGACCGCATCGACGGGATCCGGGCTCCTCGTGACCGCCCAGGGTCTGTCGGAGCTTGTGCGCGACACCACGGCGACGTTCTACAGCGACCTCGACGAGATCGAACCCCTCGACCCTGCCCAGGCGACGGTCGAAGCCGACGACTCCTCCGGCTACCGGCGCGCAAAGCTCTGGCTCGAAGCCACCCTCCGGAAGACTCCGGTGCCGCTGCACGAGGACGCCCTGACGGTGAGCACGCAGATGCTCGCCGACCCGCTCGACTACCAGCGGGCCGCGGTGCGCAAGGCCCTCGACCGCGACAACCTCCGTCCGCGCCTCCTGATCGCAGACGCGGTCGGTCTCGGCAAGACCATCGAGATCGGGATGATCCTCTCCGAGCTCGTGCGTCGCGGCCGCGGCGAGCGCATCCTCATCGTGACGCCGAAACACGTGCTCGAGCAGATGCAGCAGGAGATGTGGACGAAGTTCGCGCTCCCCTTCGTCCGTCTCGACTCCCTCGGCATCCAGCGCGTGCGACAGAAGCTGCCGGCGACCCGCAACCCGTTCAGCATGTACAAGCGGGCGATCATCTCGGTCGACACGCTGAAGCAGAGCCAGTACCGCAGCCACCTCGAGAAGCAGCGCTGGGACGCCGTCGTCATCGACGAAGCGCACAACGTCATGAACAACACGACGTTGAACGGCGAGCTCGCCTCGCGCCTCGCGCCGCAGACCGATGCGCTCATTCTCGCGTCCGCGACGCCGCATAACGGCAAGAAGGACTCGTTCGCACGCCTCGTTCGTCTGCTCGACCCGACCGCGGTGACGCCCGAAGGCGACCTGATCGAGGACGAGGTGAAGCGGCTGATCATCCGCCGGCACCGGCACAGCCCCGCCGTCGCGATGGAGGTCGGCGCAGACTGGGCGGAACGACAGGAGCCGAACAACGTCCTGGTGCCGCCGTCCCCAGCGGAAGCTGCGATCGCCACCGAGCTCTCCACGGTGTGGCTGCACCCAAGGGATGGGCGGTCCCCGTACTCCGGCGAGAACGCATCGCTCTTCCCCTGGACGCTCGCGAAGGCCTTCCTCTCGTCACCGAGCGCCCTCGACGAATCGGTGCGTGAGCGTCTGAAGCGGCTCCGCAAGGGCGACGCTGACAGCGACGTCCAGCGAGAGATCGAGGCGCTCGAGCGCCTCGAGCAGCTGACGGTCACAGCGCTCGAGGCGACCTCGGGTAAGTACGAGGCCCTCCTGCAGCACGCAAAGAGCATCGGAATCGGTGCGAAGTCGGAGGAACGGCTCGTGGTGTTCTCCGAACGCGTCGCAACCCTGCACTGGCTCCGGCAGAAGCTCGCCAAGGACCTCAAGCTGTCGGACAAGCAGATCCGGGTGATGCACGGCGGGCTGACCGACCAGGAGCAGCAGGAGCTCGTGGACAGCTTCAAGCAGTCGGCCTCCCCCATCCGCGTGCTGATCACCGGCGACGTGGCGAGCGAGGGCGTGAACCTCCATTCCCAGTGCCACGAACTCGTGCATTTCGACATCCCGTGGAGCCTCATCCGCATCGAGCAGCGGAACGGCCGCATCGACCGGTACGGCCAGCGGCACTCCCCCCGCATCACGACCCTGCTACTCGACGTTGACGACGACGAGTTCTCCGGTGACGTCCGCGTGCTCCGGAACCTGCTCGAACGCGAGACCGAGGCGCACAGGGCGCTCGGCGACGTCGCATCACTCATGGGCGAGTACAGCGCGGCCGCCGAGGAGTCGGCGATCCGCGACGTCCTGCTCCGCAAGCGCAACTTCGACGATGCGGTCCCGACCGTCGAGGCGACGCTCGAGGAGGGCGACGACATCACGCGTCTGATGGCCGAACTCGCCGCCGAGCAAGCGGGCGAGAGCAGGCAGGACGGGTCGCTCCCAGCCGCGCACGAGCCGGGGACCCCCGGGCAGCACCCCAAGGCGGACATCGGTAGCGGCTTGTTCCCCGACCTCGTCTCGTTCCTCGACACGGCTCTGGCCGAGCGCTTCGTGGTCCCGAGCGCCGACGTCGGCCTTGGTGGTGTGGGGTGGTCGCGAACGAACGCGATCGCGCAGCTCGAACCGACCGCCGACCTCCGACAGCGCCTCGATGTCCTCCCACAGACGTACCTCCGAGACCGGCGCGTCACGGAACGACTGCTCCTGGCGACCACTTCGGTCCAGGGCAAGGCCGAGGTCGTCAACGCGATCAACGACAAGTCGAGCCCCTCGACCTGGCCGCACGCGCACTTCCTCGGCCCACTGCACCCGGTCCTCGACTGGGCGGCGGACAGCGCGCTCTCCCGGCTCGGGCGCAACCGCGTCTACGCCGTTCGCGGCGCCGTCGACCACCCCGTCGTCGTCGTCCACGCCACCTTGACGAACCACGCCGGTCAGGTGGTCGCGGGCTCGTTCCTCACCGTCGAGTTCCCCGACACCGCGGGCTCGTTCCACTTCACCCAGCCGCACGCCGACGCACGCGCCGCCCTTGCGCACGTCGGGTTCACGTCCGAGATGAAGACGAACCCGGGCGCAGTCGACGCCGCACCGCTTCAGGACCTCATCCCCCTGGCAGTCGATGCTGCTCGCAGCCACGCGGTCCAGCAGATGGCGGCAACGGCCGACGACATCCGCCGTCGTGTCCACCAGTGGGCGGCGCGGATCGACGACTGGCAGGGATCCGCGGCGGAGCGGGCCCAGTTGCGCGGGCTCCGGGAGCACCGAGACCGCGTCGACGACGAATCGAAGCTCGTCGACCGCATGACGCCGAACCAGCACTTCGTGCGTCCTCTCTTGGTCATCGTCCCTGCGGACAGTCCCGCAGCCCCCGAACACTCCGGAAGCGAGCACTGACCCGTGGGAACCCTCACCTCGGAAGCGATCGTCGTCGGCGAAGACTGGATCAGCGAGCACTACCTCACTACCGACTCGAAGTCGCAGTCCTTCCAGAGCCGGGTGCTCGAGCGTCGGGCAGCATGGGACGCCGAGGACACGGCAGGCGGCCCGTCGACGCGCGCTCGCTTCACGGCGAAGCGCGGCGAGCTGATGGACCTCTTGTCCACCGTGAACCCGGAGGGCGCCGACGACGCAGCTGACGGTCGGGAGGCCCTGCACGCGCTCTCGGCACACCTGCGGTCAGTCCTCGGGTACGTCCAGGGCGTCTTCCACCTCGACGAGTCGGGTCCGGTCCGGCACGTGGCGATCCACGGGCTCGAGGACGCAGCGCCGCTGGCTCTCGTCGACGCCAAGCCGGTCGCCCAGCTGGAGGATCTGCTCGCGAAGGACGGTGACACGCTGCTGTCTCCGTGGACGCCGAACGACGACGACCCCAAGCCGCTGAAATCGGTCTTGCGCGCACTGTCGGTCGTGTTCGAGCGCAGCGCGAAGTTCGCGCTCGTCTTCGCCGGCCGGTGGCTGCTCGTCGCCGAACGCGACCGGTGGTACGAGGGCCGGTACCTCGCACTCGACCTGCAGCTCGTGTGCGAGCGCAACGACGCCAAGCGTGGCGGTGAGATCGACCGTGTCCTGACCTGCGTCGAAGCCGCCTCACTCGCCCCCGACGGCGACGGCGATGTCTGGTGGACCTCAACGCTCGAGGACGCGGTCAAGCACACCGTCGGTGTCTCCGAGGACCTCCGTGAGGGTGTCCGCGAGTCCATCGAGATCCTCGCGAACGACGTGGTGGAGCGCCGTCGGGAGCGGGGCCTCGATCCGCTGCCGAAGGAGCAGGCCCAGCCGTTGGCCAAGCAGTCGCTGCGCTTCCTCTATCGGATCCTGTTCCTCCTCTACGCCGAGGCTTCGCCTCAACTCGGCGTCCTGCCGGTGAACGCGCCGGAGTACGAGAACGGCTACAGCCTCGATCGTCTTCGGGAACTCGCGCTCGTCGTGATCGAGAGCCCGCAGGGCGAGCGAGCGACACACCTGTACCAATCGCTCGACGTACTGTTCCGTCTCGTGGACCGCGGCCACACACCCGAGGCGAGGGATGACGACGGAGCCGAGGCAGGCCTCCAGTTCGAGAGCCTGCGAGCGGACCTGTTCAAGCCGGAGGCGATCGCCCTGATCGGCGAGGTCGGTCTCAGCGATCGAAACCTGCAACAGGTGTTGCGTCGACTGCTCCTGAGCAAGGAGACGAAGGGCAGGGACCGGGGCTACATCAGCTACGCCGATCTTGGGATCAACCAGCTCGGAGCGGTCTACGAGGGCCTGATGTCGTACACGGGCTTCTTCGCCGAGGAAGACCTGTTCGAGGTCGCGCCGAACGGCGACCCGTCGAAGGGCTCCTGGGTCGTCCCTGTCGGACGCGAGAACGGCATCGAGTCGCACCACTTCGTGACCCGCGAGGACCCGAACACCGGCCAGCCGAGGCGCGTGCGGCATCCCGCTGGCTCGTTCGTGTACCGGCTCGCCGGTCGCGAGCGCCAGCAGTCGGCGTCGTACTACACGCCGGAGGTGCTGACGCAGTTCACCGTCTCGCAGGCGCTCGAGGAGTTGCTCGATCAGGACGGTCAGCGGACGAGCGCGGAGGACATCCTGTCGCTGACGGTCTGCGAACCCGCACTCGGCTCCGGCGCGTTCGCGATCGAGGCCGTCCGCCAGCTCGCTGAGCAGTACTTGAAGCGCCGAGAGGAGGAGCTCGGCGAGCGCGTCGACCCGGACGACCGACCGCGCCAGCTGCAGAAGATCAAGGCTGCGATCGCGCTCCACCAGGTGTACGGCGTCGACCTCAATGCGACCGCCGTCGAGTTCGCCGAGATCACGCTGTGGCTCGACACCATGTCGGAGGGGCTCGAGGCTCCGTGGTTCGGTCTGCACCTCCGCCGCGGGAACTCGCTGATCGGTGCCCGCCGCGCCGTCTACGACCGGTCGTCGATCTCCAGCAAGGCGTGGCTCAAGCAGGGGCCGCGCGACGTCCCGCTCCGCAACGAGATCGAACTCGGCGAGGGCCAGCTCCGCGCGTCGACTGCTGGTGCTGTGCACCACTTCCTCCTGCCCGCTGAGGGCTGGGGTAGCGCGGTCGACGCGAAGGAGGCGAAGGAACTCGCGCCGGAAGCGCTGGCTGTATTGAAGACGTGGCGACGCGGCATCCTGGCGAAGCCGACGGCGAAGCAGATCGACCAGCTCATCGCGCTCGCCTACCGTGTCGAGACGCTGTGGGACCTCGCGCGGCGTCGACTGACGATCGCCGAGCAGGAGATCCGGCGCGACATTCCGCTGTGGGGACGCGATCAGTCGGGCTTCGAACGGAAGCCGGTCGTCTCTCGCGAGGAGATCGAGCGGACCCTCAACGATCCGGACGGTGCGTACCAACGACTTCGCCGCGTGATGGACGCGTGGTGCGCGATGTGGTTCTGGCCGCTCACGAATACGCTCATCAACGGGGCGACGCCACCGACGCTCGACGAGTGGATTGCGACATTCCGCGAACTGCTCGGAGAGCACACGGTCGCGAAACCGAAGGAGATCGCGCACGGGCAAGTTGCCCTCGGCTCCTCGCGCTCCGGTTGGGACGCACTCAACGACGAGGAGCGCGACGACCTCGACTTTGCGAGCGCACGGCACATCGACGACGTCCTTCGGGACCACCCGTGGCTGGCGGCGACACAACGAGTCGCAGAGCAGCAGGGCTTCTTCCACTGGGAGCTCGACTTCGCGAGCGTGTTCGAGCGCGGCGGATTCGATCTGCAGGTGGGGAATCCGCCGTGGGTACGGCCCGACTGGGACGAAATCGCGAACTTCGCGGAGCACGACACTTGGTGGGCCCTCACAGCAAAGACCAGCGCGAAGGAACAAGGGGTACGGCGCAAGGAGCTCTTGGCGGATCCTGACGTGGCTTCGGGAACGATTTATGGAATCGGAGCGGCCGCGTCGCAGCGCTCCTTCCTTTCAAACGAACTCTACTTTCCCGAGCTGAAGGGACTGCGCCCGGATCTTTACCGGTGCTTCATGAGCGCAACCTGGCGCCACGCTTCTCCCAATGGCACGACCGGCCTTGTGCATCCCGAATCCCATTTCACGGACGAAAACGCGGGCCCCTTGAGGGCCGCGACATATCGCCATTTGCGACGCCACTGGCAGTTCTTCAACGAGCTCGGACTATTCGAAATTGATAACCATGTCTCGTTCGGCGTTCACATCTATGCCACTGAGGGTGAGATCCGCTTCAAACAAGCGTCGAGCTTGTATCACCCGAAGACTGTTGAAACATCAATTCGGCATGACGGGCTCGGGGCCGAGCCCGGAGCGAAGGATGACGCCGGACGATGGAACCTGAGTCCGCATGCGTCGCGGATCATCGAAGTATCTAGGGCAACGCTCGCCAATTGGGCGTCTGTGCTCGGCAATCAAAGCGTGCCGGCAGAAACAAAGCTGCTGTACTCCACGAGCGCGAGTATCGAAACGGCGTTCCTCAAGATTGCCAATCGCTCTTCCCTTCGAGCTAGGGGGCTCAACTACGCCCTAGGGTTCGATGAGACAGCGGAACGAAAGGCTGGATCGATCTCTGCGGAATGGTCGCACCCAACAAAATGGGCTGACGTAATTATTCAGGGTCCGCACCTTTTCGCCGCAACTGCGTTCAACAAGGAACCCAACCCGACTCTGAAGAGCAATCGAGACTGGTCGCGAATCGATCTTGAACAGATGCCGGTCGATTTCATACCAGCAACGGCCTATAAGCGACT
The sequence above is drawn from the Curtobacterium sp. L6-1 genome and encodes:
- a CDS encoding NUDIX hydrolase, coding for MADTEYRDPSGKRLADYPHPSVAVDTAVMTVVDGELSVLQICDAVDDDWRLPGTFVHEGERLADSVLRSLREKAGVEGLAPRQLHVFDDPSRDSRGWVLSVAHLDVVPAAALTIDPGRARLVAVAASGAMVHAHDDILEYAVAQLREDHRERPDPHGLLAEPFTMTELRRLHEVVLGVELQPDTFRRAMVGRLVVAEGKRAEGPGKPAGLYRRG
- a CDS encoding ADP-ribosylglycohydrolase family protein, whose amino-acid sequence is MTEHTAILDRAVGAVLGSAAGDALGAGYEFGPPVPEPTPILMQGGGSFGWRPGEWTDDTSMAVPILQAVARGDDPAAEATLDGFVAAWVEWALTAPDVGIQTRQVLAAGLEERTAAASRVAARQVHESTGRSAGNGSLMRTVPLVLAYLRDEDGEEERLALAARAVSDLTHHEADAGDACVLWCVAIRHAVLHGELDVLRGLDLLAPGTRRTWAERLVAAEHAEPVGFTATNGWVVSALQAAYAAVRLSTSLEDALVRAVRSGNDTDTVAAIAGGLAGALYGAAALPEEWRAVLHGWPGLRADDLVAMSGQAVRGR
- a CDS encoding helicase-related protein; translated protein: MSLTESVSQSKKPERPNVAPGSVVLVRDAEWLVLSTASTGSGLLVTAQGLSELVRDTTATFYSDLDEIEPLDPAQATVEADDSSGYRRAKLWLEATLRKTPVPLHEDALTVSTQMLADPLDYQRAAVRKALDRDNLRPRLLIADAVGLGKTIEIGMILSELVRRGRGERILIVTPKHVLEQMQQEMWTKFALPFVRLDSLGIQRVRQKLPATRNPFSMYKRAIISVDTLKQSQYRSHLEKQRWDAVVIDEAHNVMNNTTLNGELASRLAPQTDALILASATPHNGKKDSFARLVRLLDPTAVTPEGDLIEDEVKRLIIRRHRHSPAVAMEVGADWAERQEPNNVLVPPSPAEAAIATELSTVWLHPRDGRSPYSGENASLFPWTLAKAFLSSPSALDESVRERLKRLRKGDADSDVQREIEALERLEQLTVTALEATSGKYEALLQHAKSIGIGAKSEERLVVFSERVATLHWLRQKLAKDLKLSDKQIRVMHGGLTDQEQQELVDSFKQSASPIRVLITGDVASEGVNLHSQCHELVHFDIPWSLIRIEQRNGRIDRYGQRHSPRITTLLLDVDDDEFSGDVRVLRNLLERETEAHRALGDVASLMGEYSAAAEESAIRDVLLRKRNFDDAVPTVEATLEEGDDITRLMAELAAEQAGESRQDGSLPAAHEPGTPGQHPKADIGSGLFPDLVSFLDTALAERFVVPSADVGLGGVGWSRTNAIAQLEPTADLRQRLDVLPQTYLRDRRVTERLLLATTSVQGKAEVVNAINDKSSPSTWPHAHFLGPLHPVLDWAADSALSRLGRNRVYAVRGAVDHPVVVVHATLTNHAGQVVAGSFLTVEFPDTAGSFHFTQPHADARAALAHVGFTSEMKTNPGAVDAAPLQDLIPLAVDAARSHAVQQMAATADDIRRRVHQWAARIDDWQGSAAERAQLRGLREHRDRVDDESKLVDRMTPNQHFVRPLLVIVPADSPAAPEHSGSEH
- a CDS encoding Eco57I restriction-modification methylase domain-containing protein, which encodes MGTLTSEAIVVGEDWISEHYLTTDSKSQSFQSRVLERRAAWDAEDTAGGPSTRARFTAKRGELMDLLSTVNPEGADDAADGREALHALSAHLRSVLGYVQGVFHLDESGPVRHVAIHGLEDAAPLALVDAKPVAQLEDLLAKDGDTLLSPWTPNDDDPKPLKSVLRALSVVFERSAKFALVFAGRWLLVAERDRWYEGRYLALDLQLVCERNDAKRGGEIDRVLTCVEAASLAPDGDGDVWWTSTLEDAVKHTVGVSEDLREGVRESIEILANDVVERRRERGLDPLPKEQAQPLAKQSLRFLYRILFLLYAEASPQLGVLPVNAPEYENGYSLDRLRELALVVIESPQGERATHLYQSLDVLFRLVDRGHTPEARDDDGAEAGLQFESLRADLFKPEAIALIGEVGLSDRNLQQVLRRLLLSKETKGRDRGYISYADLGINQLGAVYEGLMSYTGFFAEEDLFEVAPNGDPSKGSWVVPVGRENGIESHHFVTREDPNTGQPRRVRHPAGSFVYRLAGRERQQSASYYTPEVLTQFTVSQALEELLDQDGQRTSAEDILSLTVCEPALGSGAFAIEAVRQLAEQYLKRREEELGERVDPDDRPRQLQKIKAAIALHQVYGVDLNATAVEFAEITLWLDTMSEGLEAPWFGLHLRRGNSLIGARRAVYDRSSISSKAWLKQGPRDVPLRNEIELGEGQLRASTAGAVHHFLLPAEGWGSAVDAKEAKELAPEALAVLKTWRRGILAKPTAKQIDQLIALAYRVETLWDLARRRLTIAEQEIRRDIPLWGRDQSGFERKPVVSREEIERTLNDPDGAYQRLRRVMDAWCAMWFWPLTNTLINGATPPTLDEWIATFRELLGEHTVAKPKEIAHGQVALGSSRSGWDALNDEERDDLDFASARHIDDVLRDHPWLAATQRVAEQQGFFHWELDFASVFERGGFDLQVGNPPWVRPDWDEIANFAEHDTWWALTAKTSAKEQGVRRKELLADPDVASGTIYGIGAAASQRSFLSNELYFPELKGLRPDLYRCFMSATWRHASPNGTTGLVHPESHFTDENAGPLRAATYRHLRRHWQFFNELGLFEIDNHVSFGVHIYATEGEIRFKQASSLYHPKTVETSIRHDGLGAEPGAKDDAGRWNLSPHASRIIEVSRATLANWASVLGNQSVPAETKLLYSTSASIETAFLKIANRSSLRARGLNYALGFDETAERKAGSISAEWSHPTKWADVIIQGPHLFAATAFNKEPNPTLKSNRDWSRIDLEQMPVDFIPATAYKRLRNRASKPFVTWNYAGIDRASSEQYRVAWRSMAANRNERTLIAAIIPPGTEYLTQSIYALGAKNSMQERDVPLAAGILTSLLSDFLIRSAPKSSIPRSSIERLPYPESESIRNMIAIRALRLNCLSASFAELWNATAAAAACSADPLLEQLPSEPWRWQRSSAARTAQDRRQMQIEIDVLMSIDVGITADELCTIYRTQFAVLFGYDRNVYFYDANGRLVPNEVLKVWRQKQEAISEEERTATNTSGNTYIYELPFRTLDREADMRQAYAHFEKLLQDEA